A genomic segment from Malus domestica chromosome 05, GDT2T_hap1 encodes:
- the LOC103436583 gene encoding uncharacterized protein isoform X4 produces MLDEELKEAAACDEVKAALSVKISRERIGTEIDLMISGNQPVQAMAYISDWKLFWVVFSLHMKHEPEVLEGCDRLCVSYLEATWNLIQLIGQSTFTDKQRRLSLYAAMFLPVRKTMYKDNRGKKIPW; encoded by the exons ATGTTAGATGAAGAACTAAAGGAAGCAGCTGCCTGTGATGAAGTGAAAGCTGCTCTTTCAGTTAAAATTAGCAGAGAGCGCATTGGCACTGAA ATTGACCTAATGATCTCTGGGAATCAACCTGTCCAAGCTATGGCCTATATTAGTGATTGGAAGTTATTTTGGGTAGTCTTCAGTCTTCATATGAAGCATGAGCCTGAAGTATTAGAAGGATGCGACAG GCTTTGTGTTTCTTACTTGGAGGCAACGTGGAACCTCATTCAATTAATTGGCCAGTCTACCTTTACT GATAAACAAAGAAGGCTTTCTTTGTATGCTGCTATGTTCCTTCCAGTTAGGAAGACCATGTATAAAGATAACAGAGGAAAAAAG ATTCCATGGTGA
- the LOC103436583 gene encoding CCA tRNA nucleotidyltransferase, mitochondrial-like isoform X3, which produces MDDPLLVLGAIRFGARFGFMLDEELKEAAACDEVKAALSVKISRERIGTEIDLMISGNQPVQAMAYISDWKLFWVVFSLHMKHEPEVLEGCDRLCVSYLEATWNLIQLIGQSTFTDKQRRLSLYAAMFLPVRKTMYKDNRGKKIPW; this is translated from the exons ATGGATGATCCGCTACTAGTTCTTGGAGCTATCCGTTTCG GTGCAAGGTTTGGGTTCATGTTAGATGAAGAACTAAAGGAAGCAGCTGCCTGTGATGAAGTGAAAGCTGCTCTTTCAGTTAAAATTAGCAGAGAGCGCATTGGCACTGAA ATTGACCTAATGATCTCTGGGAATCAACCTGTCCAAGCTATGGCCTATATTAGTGATTGGAAGTTATTTTGGGTAGTCTTCAGTCTTCATATGAAGCATGAGCCTGAAGTATTAGAAGGATGCGACAG GCTTTGTGTTTCTTACTTGGAGGCAACGTGGAACCTCATTCAATTAATTGGCCAGTCTACCTTTACT GATAAACAAAGAAGGCTTTCTTTGTATGCTGCTATGTTCCTTCCAGTTAGGAAGACCATGTATAAAGATAACAGAGGAAAAAAG ATTCCATGGTGA
- the LOC103436583 gene encoding tRNA nucleotidyltransferase cca2-like isoform X1, with the protein MDDPLLVLGAIRFGARFGFMLDEELKEAAACDEVKAALSVKISRERIGTEIDLMISGNQPVQAMAYISDWKLFWVVFSLHMKHEPEVLEGCDRLCVSYLEATWNLIQLIGQSTFTVSDKDPKFNNILAFLQYNLQWINKEGFLCMLLCSFQLGRPCIKITEEKRFHGELHFPGLP; encoded by the exons ATGGATGATCCGCTACTAGTTCTTGGAGCTATCCGTTTCG GTGCAAGGTTTGGGTTCATGTTAGATGAAGAACTAAAGGAAGCAGCTGCCTGTGATGAAGTGAAAGCTGCTCTTTCAGTTAAAATTAGCAGAGAGCGCATTGGCACTGAA ATTGACCTAATGATCTCTGGGAATCAACCTGTCCAAGCTATGGCCTATATTAGTGATTGGAAGTTATTTTGGGTAGTCTTCAGTCTTCATATGAAGCATGAGCCTGAAGTATTAGAAGGATGCGACAG GCTTTGTGTTTCTTACTTGGAGGCAACGTGGAACCTCATTCAATTAATTGGCCAGTCTACCTTTACTGTGAGTGATAAGGACCCAAAATTCAACAATATTCTTGCTTTTCTCCAATATAACTTGCAGTG GATAAACAAAGAAGGCTTTCTTTGTATGCTGCTATGTTCCTTCCAGTTAGGAAGACCATGTATAAAGATAACAGAGGAAAAAAG ATTCCATGGTGAACTACATTTTCCGGGACTCCCTTAA
- the LOC103436583 gene encoding uncharacterized protein isoform X2, giving the protein MLDEELKEAAACDEVKAALSVKISRERIGTEIDLMISGNQPVQAMAYISDWKLFWVVFSLHMKHEPEVLEGCDRLCVSYLEATWNLIQLIGQSTFTVSDKDPKFNNILAFLQYNLQWINKEGFLCMLLCSFQLGRPCIKITEEKRFHGELHFPGLP; this is encoded by the exons ATGTTAGATGAAGAACTAAAGGAAGCAGCTGCCTGTGATGAAGTGAAAGCTGCTCTTTCAGTTAAAATTAGCAGAGAGCGCATTGGCACTGAA ATTGACCTAATGATCTCTGGGAATCAACCTGTCCAAGCTATGGCCTATATTAGTGATTGGAAGTTATTTTGGGTAGTCTTCAGTCTTCATATGAAGCATGAGCCTGAAGTATTAGAAGGATGCGACAG GCTTTGTGTTTCTTACTTGGAGGCAACGTGGAACCTCATTCAATTAATTGGCCAGTCTACCTTTACTGTGAGTGATAAGGACCCAAAATTCAACAATATTCTTGCTTTTCTCCAATATAACTTGCAGTG GATAAACAAAGAAGGCTTTCTTTGTATGCTGCTATGTTCCTTCCAGTTAGGAAGACCATGTATAAAGATAACAGAGGAAAAAAG ATTCCATGGTGAACTACATTTTCCGGGACTCCCTTAA